A part of Coleofasciculus chthonoplastes PCC 7420 genomic DNA contains:
- a CDS encoding Uma2 family endonuclease gives MVSFNYPVPQTDPPCSPRETLPTMYDLPSEDPEEPGLPDEFHDWQAQLLSLTFCPPHYPLSQIFYASDLNLYYDVRHPLWYKRPDWFGVVGVPRLYDDVDMRLSYVVWQEGVNPFVVVELLSPGTEREDLGEQVIAPEPEQGRGNGQESQRSTEDKPPRKWQVYEQILHIPYYVVFSRYTNQLRAFKLNGAHYQELEVQDGRVWMSELGLGLGLWQGEFQGINRLWLRWYDAQGNWILTEAEQERQRAEQERQRAEQERQRAEQERQRAEQERIQKAQALQQAQQDRQRAKATQAQLDALIERLRESGIDPDTFFQDQS, from the coding sequence ATGGTTTCGTTCAACTATCCTGTTCCTCAAACTGATCCACCTTGTTCACCGAGGGAAACGCTACCGACGATGTATGATCTTCCGAGTGAAGATCCAGAGGAACCCGGTTTGCCTGACGAATTCCATGATTGGCAAGCGCAATTATTGAGCTTGACATTTTGCCCTCCCCACTATCCCCTTTCACAGATCTTTTATGCCAGCGACTTAAACCTTTACTATGATGTGCGTCATCCTCTGTGGTACAAGCGCCCAGATTGGTTTGGGGTTGTCGGTGTACCGCGACTGTATGATGATGTGGATATGCGCCTATCTTATGTGGTTTGGCAGGAGGGCGTCAATCCGTTTGTGGTTGTGGAATTGCTCTCACCTGGAACTGAGAGGGAAGACTTAGGAGAACAGGTAATCGCGCCAGAACCTGAACAAGGTCGAGGAAATGGGCAAGAGAGTCAGCGATCAACTGAAGATAAACCGCCGCGAAAATGGCAGGTTTATGAGCAGATTTTACATATCCCTTACTATGTCGTATTTAGTCGTTACACCAATCAACTACGGGCGTTTAAATTGAATGGAGCGCATTATCAAGAGTTAGAGGTACAAGATGGGCGAGTATGGATGAGTGAATTAGGCTTAGGTTTGGGATTATGGCAGGGAGAGTTTCAAGGGATTAATCGCCTCTGGTTGCGTTGGTATGATGCTCAAGGAAATTGGATTCTGACGGAAGCCGAACAAGAGAGACAACGAGCTGAACAAGAGAGACAACGAGCTGAACAAGAAAGACAACGAGCCGAACAAGAAAGACAACGAGCCGAACAAGAGAGAATCCAAAAAGCCCAAGCTTTACAGCAAGCTCAACAGGACAGACAACGAGCCAAAGCTACACAAGCTCAGTTAGATGCTTTGATTGAGCGACTACGAGAATCGGGAATTGACCCCGATACCTTTTTCCAGGATCAGAGCTGA
- a CDS encoding SpoIID/LytB domain-containing protein — protein sequence MIRLPNNHPILKGSRLWSMVVVSASLVLPLMLAQSFYSGSKPIAPSPQPSSEPSPRSEVPPPPNPSPAEVEWRHRLIAQSLSWQRPSTPVPKATPSQSSTTQDTAKTQTSAAQSPTANKTTQTSVPKPPTPLPPKPNAQTQAQSPPPQSPPAASENSAKSETPPANAASLEMRVAIATGVSSLDVGTSTTGLVVDGNGKTLGKLEANEGVNAQPNGSYLRIGEWKTPGGVWLKPTGGGFVFVNGRWYRGDLLLISQGDSLLAVNYIELETYLASVVGSEIYPSWPPAALKAQAIAARSYAIVHYIRPANQLYDLGNTQRWQVYKGIESEWNTTTQAVQQTQGMFLSYKGGVVESLYAASDDIVSNVFGGQGMSQRGAYKLAMQGYDYKQILAHYYPGAGLSWIEDQ from the coding sequence ATGATTCGCCTGCCTAACAACCACCCGATTTTAAAGGGTTCTAGACTATGGTCAATGGTTGTGGTTTCAGCATCCCTCGTATTGCCCTTGATGCTAGCTCAATCCTTTTATTCCGGTTCTAAACCGATCGCACCCTCTCCCCAACCGTCTTCGGAGCCATCACCCCGATCGGAAGTCCCACCACCGCCAAATCCGTCCCCGGCTGAAGTAGAATGGCGTCATCGTCTGATTGCCCAAAGTCTCTCCTGGCAACGTCCCTCAACTCCTGTTCCCAAGGCAACCCCATCTCAATCCTCTACGACTCAAGATACCGCCAAAACTCAAACCTCGGCGGCTCAATCACCGACAGCGAACAAAACCACTCAAACCTCGGTTCCCAAACCCCCCACCCCCCTACCGCCCAAACCTAACGCCCAGACTCAAGCCCAAAGCCCACCCCCGCAATCCCCTCCCGCCGCTTCGGAAAACTCTGCCAAATCTGAAACTCCTCCAGCTAATGCAGCCAGCCTAGAAATGCGAGTTGCGATCGCAACTGGGGTAAGTTCCCTCGACGTTGGCACATCTACCACTGGATTGGTGGTGGATGGGAATGGCAAGACATTAGGAAAACTTGAGGCGAACGAAGGCGTTAATGCTCAACCCAATGGTTCTTATCTTCGCATCGGTGAATGGAAAACCCCAGGGGGCGTTTGGCTTAAACCCACAGGTGGCGGGTTTGTTTTTGTCAATGGTCGCTGGTATCGAGGGGATTTACTTTTAATATCACAAGGGGATAGTCTACTTGCCGTTAACTATATTGAGCTTGAGACCTATCTAGCCAGTGTCGTCGGTTCCGAAATCTATCCCAGTTGGCCCCCCGCTGCTCTGAAAGCCCAAGCGATCGCGGCTCGTTCTTATGCGATCGTGCATTATATTCGACCGGCTAATCAGTTATATGATTTGGGTAATACTCAGCGTTGGCAAGTGTATAAGGGAATTGAGTCGGAGTGGAATACCACCACTCAAGCGGTTCAGCAAACCCAGGGAATGTTTCTCAGTTATAAAGGGGGCGTGGTGGAATCGCTGTACGCCGCTTCAGATGATATTGTCAGTAATGTTTTTGGCGGTCAAGGAATGAGCCAACGGGGAGCATACAAGTTGGCGATGCAGGGGTATGATTACAAACAAATTTTAGCCCATTATTATCCGGGTGCGGGGTTGTCATGGATTGAGGATCAGTGA